The nucleotide sequence CCCGAGGCTGATCGCTTTCCGAATATCCTCGTCGGGAATCCCGGAACCTCCATGGAGGACAAGGGGCAGTTTGCACAGGTCCCGAACAGTGGCCAAACGGTCAAAATCCAGCTGGGGCTTGCCTTTGTACCGGCCATGAGCCGATCCGATGGCCGGCGCCAAGGCGTCGATTCCCGTCTCCTCCACCAGCCGCTTCGCTTCTTCGGGGCGCACCAAACTCGCCTCCCGCTCGTCGACGGTGAGCTCGTCTTCCGTACCGCCGATCCGCCCTAACTCCCCTTCCACCGACACTCCTAACACTTTACAGGCATCCACAACCTGCTTGGTCAGGCGAATATTCTCCTCCAAGGGATGATGAGAGCCATCGATCATGATGGAGGACCATCCCCGGCGCAAACACTTCAGTACCCACTCGTAGGAACTGCCGTGATCGAGGTGAAGCACCACCGGAACCGTGGCATTGCGGGCAGCCGTCAGGGCGATGGCCGCCGTGTAGTCGATGCCCATGTACTTGATGGCCCCTTCACTGGTTCCCAAGATCACCGGAGACCGCTCCTCTTCGGCGGCCTCCATAATCGCCTGGGTGAACTCCAGGTTGTTGATGTTGAACTGGCCCACCGCGTACCCGTTGCGAAACGCGTCGTCCAGCACTTCTTTCAATGTGGCCAGCGGCACCCAACATCCCTCCCACTGTAAAATATCGTCCAATCCATCGGCTGCCATGCCCGTTCCTTGCCATTATATCACGGGTTTTTTTCACCTGTCGCGTCTGGGCGACCCCGGCGCCGACGTATGTAGGGACGACCTTCAGTTCAACTGATCCCTGATCACCTGCCGGATTACTTCGATGTCGAAGGGTTTGGTGAAATGCGCCACCACCCCCAACTCATCCGCCTCTCTCACCAAGTCGAGTTCGCCGTACGCTGTCATCATGATGACCTTCACCGCCGGGTCGATGTCGCGGATGTGGCGCAGGATCTCCAGTCCATCCATCCCCGGAATCTTCATATCGAGGAGGATCAGATCCGGCCGCTCATCTTGAACAATTTGCAAAGCTCCTGGTCCATTCGCCGCTTGATAAATGCTGTAGCCGTCTTGTTCCAACAATTCTTTCAACAGTACTCGGATCCCGAATTGGTCGTCCACAACCAAGATTTTCTTTGAAGACACGGCCTTTCCCCCTTTCGACATCTCCCTGCTGGTCAATATTTCGCTTCTCAAGTGTAAAATCCTTCATGACACGATTCGACATCACATCTCTTTTTTCGACAATCCCGTTAAGTGAAGAAAATTCCAAATCAATCGTCCGAATAAAATATCCCCCTCCCGTTTTGGGAAGGGGATAGGAGTTCGGCGGGCTCAAACCCCGGTGGCCGTGGAGGAAGCCCGCCGTTCCTGCCGGTACCCCATCGCAGCCCGGATAAATTCTCGAAAAAGAGGTTGAGGCCGGTTTGGCCGCGATGTGAATTCCGGATGAAACTGGGTTGCGACGAACCACGGGTGATCCTTCAACTCAATGACCTCCACCAGCCGCCCGTCCGGCGAAGTGCCCGCCACCACCAATCCCGCCTCGGTCAACGCATCCCGGAAAGCATTGTTGAATTCGTACCGGTGGCGGTGGCGTTCAAAGACCACCGACTCCCCGTAAGCCGCGTGGGCTTTGGTTCCGGCCCTGAGATGGCACGGATAAGCGCCCAGGCGCATCGTGCCGCCCTTGTCGGTCAGGCCTTTTTGTTCCGGCAACAGATCGATGACCGGGTGGTCGGTGGACTCGTCAATCTCTGTGGTGTGCGCGTCCTCCCACCCGAGCACGTTTCGGGCATATTCCACCACCGCCAGTTGCATCCCCAAACAGATTCCGAGGTAAGGAATGCGATTCACCCGGGCATACTCTACGGCGGCAATCTTTCCTTCGATTCCGCGGTCGCCGAACCCTCCGGGTACGAGCACTCCGTCCGCCCCTTCGAGGAGTTCTTCCACATTGTCCGGAGTGACCTCCTCCGCCGAGATCCAGCGGATATCCACGGTGAGATCATTGGCGTACCCGCCGTGGGCAAGGGCTTCCGCCACGCTGATATACGCATCTCGAAGGCTGACGTACTTTCCCACCAGCGCAATGTTGACCTGTCCCCTGAGATTTTTCACCCGTTTGACGAGATCGATCCATTCCCCCATCTCCGCCGGAGGCGCATCCAATTTCAGGTGCCGGACCGTAATCTCGTCGAGGCCCTCCTCCTGAAGCATCAGGGGGACGTCATAAAGGACCACTGCATCCCGGGCCTCAATCACAGCATCTACGTCCACATCGCAGAATAGCGCGATTTTGCGCCGAAGCTCCTGGGAGAGCGGATACTCGGTTCTGCAGACGATCACATTGGGGCTAATGCCGATGCTGCGCAGTTCCTT is from Kyrpidia tusciae DSM 2912 and encodes:
- a CDS encoding class II fructose-1,6-bisphosphate aldolase — translated: MPLATLKEVLDDAFRNGYAVGQFNINNLEFTQAIMEAAEEERSPVILGTSEGAIKYMGIDYTAAIALTAARNATVPVVLHLDHGSSYEWVLKCLRRGWSSIMIDGSHHPLEENIRLTKQVVDACKVLGVSVEGELGRIGGTEDELTVDEREASLVRPEEAKRLVEETGIDALAPAIGSAHGRYKGKPQLDFDRLATVRDLCKLPLVLHGGSGIPDEDIRKAISLGVAKINVNTENQEAFTAKVREIFAADREVYDPRKYLGPARQAIKETVKAKIRLFGSNGKA
- a CDS encoding response regulator: MSKGGKAVSSKKILVVDDQFGIRVLLKELLEQDGYSIYQAANGPGALQIVQDERPDLILLDMKIPGMDGLEILRHIRDIDPAVKVIMMTAYGELDLVREADELGVVAHFTKPFDIEVIRQVIRDQLN
- a CDS encoding CTP synthase, with the protein product MTKYIFVTGGVVSSLGKGITAASLGRLLKNRGLQVTIQKFDPYINVDPGTMSPYQHGEVFVTDDGAETDLDLGHYERFIDISLSQNNNVTAGRVYWSVIQKERRGDYLGGTVQVIPHITNEIKERVFQAGRDTGADVVITEIGGTVGDIESLPFLEAIRQIRSDVGRDNVMYIHVTLIPYLRPSGELKTKPTQHSVKELRSIGISPNVIVCRTEYPLSQELRRKIALFCDVDVDAVIEARDAVVLYDVPLMLQEEGLDEITVRHLKLDAPPAEMGEWIDLVKRVKNLRGQVNIALVGKYVSLRDAYISVAEALAHGGYANDLTVDIRWISAEEVTPDNVEELLEGADGVLVPGGFGDRGIEGKIAAVEYARVNRIPYLGICLGMQLAVVEYARNVLGWEDAHTTEIDESTDHPVIDLLPEQKGLTDKGGTMRLGAYPCHLRAGTKAHAAYGESVVFERHRHRYEFNNAFRDALTEAGLVVAGTSPDGRLVEVIELKDHPWFVATQFHPEFTSRPNRPQPLFREFIRAAMGYRQERRASSTATGV